A region of Sugiyamaella lignohabitans strain CBS 10342 chromosome A, complete sequence DNA encodes the following proteins:
- the pep3 gene encoding ubiquitin-protein ligase E3 (predicted) — MSNESGDSPPYDYTDDEEDSIYFTENGLPRHICRCNAHNNQTETHIPDAVSGDANIPTQSVYVVASPGIQVPIHPSAPPPSQVAPPANTNQIIFKGSYYYSIPFHSTSGSVSEMDNYQQPAVSPQTAQSVQPASQIHIQNGQGYQPQVLEPAVYANPQTFYQVPQVPQVPQVHSDPRIVQPAPATPISAQHSMVYATQHQQPVSPFASGHTTAPAMTYIMPYYASHGPAPVTIQSVPHGPALVTIQPASYGPAPVTIQSAPHGPAPVTIQLAPVHTQQQSPSSVQTSPPPSDSQPPRPVLSKGKSVFASIIINRNGARTESESSVEPEEPSSASSSESLSSESASDSSSGSSQRRQRADSSDEDSEPDDNSRRKRLSRFPPTLNEFIGRLPKNYGSEFNSILSAPTRISAPTSTYRPATQTAKEKFVTIVYKTEDGLEIHQMGCQLLESDEYGSDDTESSINEDDEEEEEEEEEGEEEYGEEPGEGLRQMIYYEDSSSELDSDAIEEFNAAGFDYYNPPTSDSNHPIRRMTREQRELCYQRIFEGSEDEDLMVSIMAEKYRYRFLTRHANKIGVLVGRLTHFTAIALVGQDWAGEGIVYERSRGPFDGRLFDPETVDVFVENITSGYLMGEVANAMDHEFGTPDHDGGYLEDEAEYFRKYGPHVDCRLFNRPHNFFRMFRFRRAAADGRVPILAVGIKPINDEEGDSGFPETGLDGMGGTVGLEHLEALADGRRSPDSTMDMPVRVSAYSSWVRESHLSSDADAAAAAASTALSGSPATSPIGSASAPGSGSDAGSDADADDFLLEFTSENAIFKTLLDELRETTAKELCDDPEVRAAESRKDSRIYVIASVRDYQRVEDDDPDYNQETDDEEAGPSCQPSSSTSDSEEGGRRWAVHIIAGMFDLDHPIISRRERVVDVPSFAELVDLDGYLDHVDNCIVSQRDLGLAYNTFVLGETPDTKEVCHICLDGYTAGQECRRLRRCKHVFHKTCIDSWLLGSRNTCPFCRGQGVKRAPTSWFSSGSSDEELEFSDD, encoded by the coding sequence ATGTCAAACGAATCAGGGGACTCCCCTCCTTACGACTACActgatgacgaggaagaCAGTATCTATTTTACAGAGAATGGTCTTCCAAGACATATTTGTAGATGTAATGCCCACAATAACCAGACCGAGACTCATATCCCAGatgctgtttctggtgaTGCCAATATTCCTACTCAGTCTGTATATGTGGTTGCTAGTCCTGGGATTCAAGTTCCTATTCATCCATCAGCACCTCCTCCTTCTCAAGTTGCTCCTCCTGCAAATACCAATcaaattattttcaaagGCAGTTACTATTATTCCATTCCTTTTCACTCTACAAGCGGGTCTGTAAGTGAGATGGACAATTATCAACAGCCTGCTGTTTCTCCTCAAACAGCCCAGAGCGTTCAGCCTGCCTCTCAAATTCACATTCAAAATGGACAAGGTTACCAGCCTCAAGTTTTAGAGCCTGCTGTTTATGCCAATCCTCAAACCTTTTATCAGGTTCCACAGGTTCCACAAGTGCCTCAAGTTCATTCTGATCCCCGTATTGTGCAGCCTGCCCCTGCCACTCCTATTTCAGCTCAACATTCCATGGTCTATGCCActcaacaccaacaacctGTATCTCCTTTTGCCTCTGGTCATACAACTGCCCCTGCCATGACTTATATCATGCCATATTACGCTTCCCATGGCCCAGCTCCTGTCACTATTCAGTCAGTTCCTCATGGCCCTGCTCTCGTCACCATTCAGCCAGCTTCTTATGGCCCAGCTCCCGTCACTATTCAGTCAGCTCCTCATGGCCCTGCTCCAGTCACTATTCAGCTAGCCCCTGTCCACACTCAACAACAATCCCCTTCATCTGTTCAGACATCTCCTCCCCCATCTGACAGCCAGCCTCCCCGCCCTGTACTATCTAAAGGGAAGTCTGTTTTTGCAtctatcatcatcaacagaaaTGGAGCCCGTACCGAGTCTGAATCGTCTGTTGAACCTGAAGAGCCTTCTTCTGCCTCTAGTTCTGAATCTCTGTCTTCTGAATCAGCTTCTGATTCTTCATCTGGATCTTCTCAACGTCGACAAAGAGCAGACAGTAGCGACGAGGACTCGGAGCCTGACGATAATTCCCGTCGCAAGAGACTCAGCAGATTTCCTCCTACATTGAATGAATTTATTGGAAGGCTTCCCAAGAACTATGGCAGTGAATTCAACAGCATTCTTTCTGCTCCTACCCGTATTTCTGCCCCTACCAGTACTTACAGGCCTGCGACTCAAACTGCTAAAGAGAAATTCGTAACTATTGTTTACAAAACCGAGGATGGACTGGAAATTCATCAGATGGGTTGTCAACTTCTTGAGAGTGACGAGTATGGATCCGATGACACCGAAAGCAGCATCaatgaggatgacgaggaggaggaggaggaggaggaggagggtgaagaagaatacGGGGAAGAACCAGGAGAAGGTCTTCGTCAGATGATATATTACGAAGACTCGTCGTCTGAATTGGATTCCGACGCCATTGAAGAGTTCAATGCCGCTGGTTTTGATTACTATAACCCACCAACCAGTGATAGTAATCACCCTATCAGACGTATGACAAGAGAGCAACGCGAGCTGTGTTACCAAAGAATTTTTGAAGGGtctgaagacgaggatCTAATGGTTTCCATTATGGCAGAGAAGTACAGATATCGATTCCTCACTCGACACGCCAATAAGATAGGAGTTTTGGTGGGACGTCTCACTCATTTCACTGCTATTGCTCTAGTTGGTCAAGATTGGGCTGGTGAGGGTATTGTCTATGAGAGGTCTAGGGGTCCATTTGATGGTCGTTTATTCGACCCTGAGACTGTGGACGTTTTTGTGGAAAATATCACCAGTGGATATCTTATGGGAGAAGTTGCGAATGCCATGGATCACGAATTTGGAACTCCCGATCATGATGGAGGTTATCTTGAGGATGAAGCTGAGTATTTTCGAAAATATGGCCCTCACGTCGATTGTCGTTTGTTCAATAGACCTCacaacttcttcagaatGTTCAGGTTCCGCAGAGCCGCCGCTGATGGCAGGGTTCCTattttggctgttggtATCAAGCCCATTAATGACGAAGAAGGCGATTCAGGATTTCCTGAGACTGGTCTAGATGGTATGGGTGGTACTGTTGGTTTGGAGCATCTCGAGGCATTGGCTGATGGTCGGAGAAGCCCGGATAGCACTATGGATATGCCTGTCCGCGTTTCTGCTTATTCTTCCTGGGTCCGTGAAAGCCACCTATCatctgatgctgatgctgctgctgctgctgcttctactgcTCTTTCTGGCTCTCCTGCTACTTCTCCTATTGGATCTGCTTCCGCtcctggttctggttctgatgcCGGTTCTGATGCTGACGCCGATGACTTCCTCTTGGAGTTCACTTCTGAGAATGCAATTTTCAAAACTTTGTTGGATGAGCTTCGTGAAACGACCGCAAAAGAGCTTTGTGACGACCCTGAGGTGCGAGCTGCCGAATCTCGCAAAGATTCCAGAATTTACGTCATTGCCAGTGTTCGTGATTATCAGCGCGTGGAAGACGACGACCCGGATTACAACCAGGAaactgacgacgaagaggCCGGCCCGAGTTGCCAACCATCCTCATCCACATCCGATTCTGAAGAGGGAGGCAGAAGATGGGCTGTTCACATCATTGCTGGCATGTTTGATTTGGACCACCCCATTATCAGTCGACGCGAGCGAGTCGTTGACGTTCCTTCCTTCGCAGAGCTAGTGGATTTGGACGGCTACCTCGATCACGTCGACAATTGCATTGTTAGCCAGCGCGATCTTGGTCTTGCATACAACACTTTTGTTCTCGGAGAGACTCCTGACACTAAGGAAGTTTGCCACATTTGTTTGGATGGCTACACCGCTGGCCAAGAGTGTCGTAGGCTCCGCAGATGCAAACACGTCTTCCACAAGACCTGCATTGACAGCTGGCTCCTAGGTTCACGAAACACTTGTCCCTTCTGTCGTGGCCAAGGAGTCAAGCGTGCACCCACATCCTGGTTCAGCAGTGGCTCGTCCGACGAGGAGCTGGAATTCTCCGACGACTAG